The following are encoded together in the Arcticibacterium luteifluviistationis genome:
- the mqo gene encoding malate dehydrogenase (quinone), which translates to MSRKKEIIKTDYALIGGGIMSATLATLLNQLEPDKTITILERMPHVALESSSAWNNAGTGHAALCELNYTPQKEDGSVDITKALKINSQFEESKQFWSYLIKNKCIEKPKSFLNAIPHMSFVYGTDDVSFLRKRYEAMHVHPFFNSMKFSADESQIAEWIPLFLENRTSKEPIAATRIENGCDVNFGSLTSNLINFVKEKKNVSLKLAAHVEDIEREDNGKWQLEVENLETKDEYIIEADFVFIGAGGGTLELLEDSDIDEADGYGGFPVSGQWLVCKNEELIHKHYAKVYGKAKVGAPPMSVPHLDTRRINGERSLFFGPFAGFSTKFLKNGSYLDLIKTIEIDNVFPMLAAGWHNRKLTKYLIDQVRLSFNDRMDALREYYPEAKNEDWELKIAGQRVQVIKKDDEQVGILGFGTEVVCSADGTLSGLLGASPGASTATSIMLDILERCFPQYHSPEWQAKLNEMVPYRAKDLRENPEKVLDARKLSAVLFE; encoded by the coding sequence ATGTCACGTAAAAAAGAAATTATCAAAACCGACTACGCATTAATTGGTGGAGGCATCATGAGTGCTACATTGGCTACGCTTCTTAACCAACTAGAACCTGATAAAACCATTACCATTTTAGAGCGAATGCCGCACGTAGCCTTAGAAAGCTCCTCAGCATGGAATAATGCAGGTACTGGGCATGCGGCTCTTTGTGAGCTCAACTATACACCACAAAAAGAAGATGGTTCTGTGGATATCACGAAGGCTTTAAAAATCAATTCGCAGTTTGAAGAGTCAAAACAATTTTGGTCCTATCTGATCAAGAACAAATGTATTGAAAAGCCAAAAAGCTTCCTTAATGCTATTCCACACATGAGTTTTGTGTATGGAACGGATGATGTCAGCTTCTTACGCAAAAGGTATGAAGCCATGCATGTTCACCCATTTTTTAACAGCATGAAATTCTCTGCGGATGAAAGTCAAATAGCAGAATGGATTCCTCTTTTCTTAGAAAACAGAACTTCAAAGGAACCTATCGCGGCCACTAGAATAGAGAATGGCTGTGATGTCAACTTTGGTTCCCTGACTTCTAATCTCATCAACTTTGTTAAAGAGAAGAAAAATGTAAGCCTAAAACTAGCTGCTCATGTAGAGGATATTGAAAGAGAGGATAATGGAAAATGGCAGCTAGAAGTAGAAAACCTTGAGACCAAAGATGAGTATATAATAGAAGCAGACTTTGTCTTTATTGGAGCTGGGGGCGGAACATTAGAACTTCTGGAAGACTCTGACATAGACGAAGCTGATGGCTATGGTGGCTTTCCTGTTAGCGGCCAGTGGTTGGTTTGTAAAAATGAAGAGTTAATTCATAAGCATTATGCGAAAGTATATGGCAAAGCCAAAGTAGGTGCTCCGCCAATGAGTGTACCGCATCTTGACACTAGAAGAATCAATGGAGAACGTTCACTCTTCTTTGGGCCTTTTGCAGGTTTCTCTACCAAGTTTTTAAAGAATGGCTCTTACCTAGACCTTATCAAAACCATTGAAATAGACAATGTATTCCCCATGTTAGCCGCAGGCTGGCATAACAGGAAACTTACCAAGTACTTAATAGACCAAGTAAGGCTTTCATTTAACGACCGCATGGACGCTTTAAGAGAATATTACCCAGAGGCAAAAAACGAAGATTGGGAGTTAAAAATAGCTGGTCAACGTGTTCAGGTTATCAAAAAAGACGACGAACAAGTAGGTATTTTAGGTTTCGGTACAGAAGTAGTCTGTAGTGCTGATGGCACACTCTCTGGACTGCTAGGAGCATCACCAGGAGCATCTACTGCCACCAGTATTATGTTAGACATTTTAGAAAGGTGCTTCCCACAATACCATAGCCCTGAATGGCAAGCCAAACTCAACGAGATGGTGCCTTATAGAGCAAAAGACTTGAGAGAGAATCCTGAGAAGGTATTGGATGCGAGAAAGCTTAGTGCTGTTTTGTTTGAGTGA
- a CDS encoding DEAD/DEAH box helicase, whose product MDTGKTFEDLGLSKPLLTAIAAQKYGKPYPIQQEAIPAILSGKDIQGIAKTGSGKTASFVLPILEGFLNKKASRRRNLKVLILVPTRELAMQISEVISAFTENLEDEVKNLAVYGGIKVNQQMVQLKDTEILVATPGRLLDLISSQSVSLGKVETLVLDEADKMLDLGFKEEFGQILKLLPKKRQNLLFSATLDTKIIDLKKEILNDPVTIEITEEEDTLELIKQVAYMVSMDRKGPLLRYIIKNQGITKVLVFTSSIRTADNVCNKLNRNGINASAIHSKKTQSARNKAMLDFKLGKITVLVATDIAARGIDIHFLPCVINYELPRSPKDYVHRIGRTGRAGAMGEAISLVTDEEEQHFYIIQKKMGKRVEKVATEDFDLTGV is encoded by the coding sequence ATGGATACAGGTAAAACATTTGAGGATTTAGGATTATCAAAACCACTATTGACGGCAATAGCCGCACAGAAATATGGTAAGCCATATCCAATTCAGCAGGAAGCCATACCTGCCATTTTATCTGGGAAAGATATTCAGGGAATTGCCAAAACAGGTTCTGGTAAAACAGCGAGTTTTGTGTTGCCAATTTTAGAAGGTTTCTTAAATAAGAAGGCGTCTAGAAGGAGGAATTTGAAGGTGTTGATTTTAGTGCCAACACGTGAGCTAGCCATGCAAATTTCGGAAGTAATATCAGCTTTTACCGAAAATCTAGAGGATGAGGTAAAGAACTTAGCGGTATATGGTGGAATTAAAGTAAACCAACAAATGGTGCAGCTAAAAGACACCGAGATATTGGTGGCAACGCCAGGAAGGTTGCTTGATTTGATTTCTAGTCAATCTGTAAGTTTAGGGAAAGTGGAAACTCTAGTACTAGATGAGGCAGATAAGATGTTGGATTTGGGTTTTAAAGAGGAGTTTGGCCAAATACTAAAACTGCTTCCTAAAAAGCGTCAAAACTTACTGTTCTCTGCTACGCTTGATACTAAAATAATTGACCTCAAAAAAGAAATTCTGAATGACCCTGTTACTATAGAAATTACAGAGGAAGAAGACACCTTGGAGCTAATTAAACAAGTGGCCTATATGGTCAGCATGGATAGGAAAGGTCCATTATTGCGATATATTATAAAGAATCAGGGAATTACGAAGGTCTTGGTTTTTACATCTTCTATCAGAACGGCGGATAACGTCTGCAATAAACTGAATAGGAATGGTATAAATGCAAGTGCCATTCATAGCAAGAAAACACAAAGTGCGAGAAACAAGGCTATGCTGGATTTTAAACTAGGTAAAATTACCGTTTTAGTGGCAACTGATATAGCCGCCAGAGGTATTGATATTCATTTTTTACCTTGTGTTATTAATTACGAACTCCCACGTTCACCAAAAGACTATGTGCACCGAATAGGCCGTACAGGTAGGGCAGGAGCTATGGGTGAAGCCATTTCTTTAGTGACAGATGAAGAGGAACAACACTTTTATATTATCCAAAAAAAGATGGGTAAGCGTGTGGAGAAAGTAGCTACGGAAGACTTTGATTTGACTGGGGTTTAA
- a CDS encoding alpha/beta hydrolase: MNIISKRLISLKSLFFLSFFFLAFSSKSQNFKTLTYLENDTASLQLDLFLPQDKSVKDVPLMIFVHGGGFAVGNRTAGHSFGKYLAKNNVAYATISYTLSRKGIGFGCDTPQEDKIMAMRLAASELWEATAFLLGKADEIGFDKNKVFISGSSAGGEAVLHAAYLDRAKMSLHGNSLPSDFKYKGMISGAGAIIDLNLITKETAMPTLFFHGNKDNVVPFVTASHHYCGPERVGWMMLFGSEPIYNHLKSLDVSAQLQAFVGGKHEFAGWYFYRKQDVLLNFMNKVVAGEQFFISEEVVESAK, translated from the coding sequence ATGAACATAATTTCTAAAAGACTAATAAGTCTAAAATCGTTATTTTTTCTAAGCTTCTTTTTTCTTGCATTTTCGTCAAAATCGCAAAATTTCAAAACCTTAACTTATCTAGAAAACGATACTGCAAGCCTTCAATTAGACCTTTTTTTACCCCAAGATAAATCTGTCAAAGATGTTCCTTTGATGATATTTGTTCATGGTGGTGGTTTCGCTGTCGGGAATAGAACAGCTGGACATTCATTTGGTAAATATTTAGCAAAGAACAATGTGGCTTATGCCACCATCAGTTATACGCTTTCTAGAAAAGGCATAGGCTTTGGCTGCGATACACCACAAGAAGACAAGATTATGGCCATGAGGCTTGCGGCAAGTGAACTTTGGGAGGCTACGGCTTTTTTATTAGGGAAGGCAGACGAAATTGGTTTTGATAAAAACAAAGTCTTCATTTCTGGAAGTAGTGCAGGAGGAGAAGCAGTGCTTCATGCCGCCTACCTTGACAGAGCCAAAATGAGCCTTCATGGTAACTCTTTACCAAGTGATTTTAAGTATAAAGGCATGATTTCGGGTGCAGGAGCTATTATTGACCTTAACCTTATTACCAAAGAAACTGCCATGCCGACTTTGTTTTTTCATGGAAACAAAGACAATGTAGTGCCATTTGTTACTGCTTCTCATCATTACTGCGGACCAGAAAGAGTAGGTTGGATGATGCTTTTTGGTTCGGAGCCAATCTATAATCATTTGAAGTCTCTGGACGTAAGTGCTCAGTTGCAAGCTTTTGTTGGCGGAAAGCACGAGTTCGCGGGATGGTACTTTTATCGCAAGCAAGATGTGCTCTTAAACTTTATGAATAAGGTAGTAGCAGGAGAACAGTTTTTTATATCTGAAGAGGTGGTGGAAAGTGCTAAGTAG
- the uvrB gene encoding excinuclease ABC subunit UvrB, which translates to MNFKLTSDFKPTGDQPQAIDKLVDGLNKGEQNQVLLGVTGSGKTFTVANVIKEINRPTLILSHNKTLAAQLYGEFLHFFPENKVEYFVSYYDYYQPEAFIATTGTYIEKDLQINQEIEKLRLKTVSSLMSGRRDIVVVASVSCIYGAGNPTEYKKSVVQVKKGDQISRNHFLHSLVDILYSRTEVEFGRGTFRVKGDTVDIFPGYADYAYRILYWGDEIEEIQMIDPENGKKMEDLAELIIYPANLFVTGKDVMQDSIIQIQDDMMKQVKYFEEEGRPHEAERIQERTEFDLEMMRELGYCSGIENYSRYFDKREPGQRPFCLFDYFPEDFLLVVDESHATLPQIRAMYGGDRSRKVSLVENGFRLPSAMDNRPLKFPEFEELIGQSIYVSATPADYEINRSEGVIIEQIIRPTGLLDPEIDVRPSLNQIDNLLDEIDLRIKREERVLVTTLTKRMAEELSKYFDKVGIKCRYIHSEVKTLDRVEILRELRLGVFDVLVGVNLLREGLDLPEVSLVAIMDADKEGFLRDIRSLIQTIGRAARNSNGKVIMYADKVTKSMAQAIDETSRRRAIQMEYNEAHGITPTTILKSKEAIMGQTSIADTKPINRGYYVGPETYNIAADPLTQFLNKPQLQKLIQETKRKMEQASMELDFLQAAKFRDEMKQLEVKMKEVEG; encoded by the coding sequence ATGAACTTCAAACTTACGTCAGATTTCAAACCTACTGGAGACCAGCCACAAGCCATTGATAAACTGGTAGATGGTCTAAATAAAGGGGAGCAAAATCAAGTGCTTTTAGGAGTAACTGGTTCTGGTAAAACATTTACGGTGGCCAATGTCATCAAAGAGATTAACAGACCTACCCTAATTCTCAGTCATAATAAGACTTTAGCTGCTCAGCTTTACGGCGAATTCTTGCACTTTTTTCCCGAAAATAAGGTAGAGTACTTTGTCTCCTACTACGATTATTACCAACCGGAGGCGTTTATTGCCACCACAGGAACATACATAGAGAAAGACCTTCAGATAAATCAAGAGATTGAAAAACTCCGACTAAAAACCGTTTCGTCACTTATGTCTGGCAGGCGTGATATAGTAGTAGTAGCTTCTGTTTCTTGCATTTATGGTGCTGGAAACCCGACTGAATACAAAAAGAGTGTGGTTCAGGTTAAAAAAGGTGACCAAATAAGTAGAAATCACTTCTTACACAGCCTGGTAGATATTCTTTATTCTAGAACCGAAGTAGAATTTGGCAGAGGAACGTTTAGAGTCAAAGGAGATACCGTTGATATTTTCCCGGGGTATGCCGACTACGCCTATAGAATACTTTACTGGGGAGACGAAATTGAAGAAATTCAAATGATTGACCCAGAAAATGGGAAGAAAATGGAAGACCTAGCTGAGCTTATCATTTACCCTGCTAATCTTTTTGTTACAGGCAAAGACGTCATGCAGGATTCTATCATTCAGATTCAGGATGACATGATGAAGCAGGTGAAGTATTTTGAAGAAGAAGGCAGACCTCATGAAGCGGAAAGAATTCAAGAAAGAACGGAGTTTGACCTAGAAATGATGCGTGAGCTAGGTTACTGTAGTGGAATTGAAAACTACTCCAGGTATTTTGATAAACGTGAACCAGGTCAAAGACCATTCTGCCTTTTCGATTACTTCCCAGAAGACTTCCTTTTGGTAGTAGATGAAAGTCACGCCACCTTACCGCAAATTAGAGCCATGTATGGTGGTGACCGCTCTAGAAAAGTCTCTTTAGTGGAGAATGGATTCAGACTGCCATCAGCTATGGATAACAGACCTTTAAAGTTTCCTGAGTTTGAAGAATTAATAGGGCAATCTATATATGTATCTGCCACACCAGCCGACTATGAAATAAACAGGTCCGAAGGGGTTATTATTGAACAAATTATTAGACCTACAGGACTTTTAGACCCTGAAATAGATGTTAGACCTAGCTTAAATCAAATTGACAATCTGCTTGACGAGATTGACCTTAGAATTAAGCGAGAAGAAAGGGTATTGGTAACCACCCTTACTAAAAGGATGGCAGAAGAACTGAGCAAGTACTTTGACAAAGTAGGTATTAAATGCCGCTACATTCACTCTGAAGTCAAAACACTAGACCGTGTAGAAATATTAAGAGAGTTAAGACTAGGCGTTTTTGATGTTTTAGTAGGTGTCAACCTTTTAAGAGAAGGGCTTGATTTGCCAGAAGTCTCTTTGGTGGCCATTATGGATGCTGACAAAGAAGGCTTCTTGAGAGATATTCGTTCTTTAATTCAGACAATTGGACGTGCCGCCAGAAACTCAAATGGTAAAGTAATTATGTATGCTGATAAAGTCACAAAATCTATGGCCCAAGCTATAGACGAAACTAGCAGACGTAGAGCTATTCAAATGGAATACAATGAAGCTCATGGCATTACTCCTACCACCATTCTGAAGAGTAAGGAGGCTATTATGGGGCAAACATCCATAGCCGATACTAAGCCAATTAACAGAGGTTATTATGTGGGACCAGAAACCTATAACATAGCGGCCGACCCATTAACACAATTCTTAAACAAACCACAGCTTCAAAAGCTGATTCAAGAAACTAAAAGGAAAATGGAGCAAGCCTCTATGGAACTTGATTTCTTACAGGCTGCCAAGTTTAGAGACGAGATGAAACAGCTGGAAGTTAAAATGAAAGAAGTAGAAGGCTAA
- a CDS encoding redoxin domain-containing protein — MKRFNPILIISTIYLMWSCTGNSNTLSQDSDKIEFRKSEAMVDESFMRRWEFLLPQEGSKAKDFTLETDKAETFNLYKELKKGKPVLLINGSYTCDISRQNLPQVNQISKQFESKIKTVLIHTVEAHPKDAVSPYSLEEKIWPSKSNIRDNAEANQPLTYSDRKELTMKWKHEFDIDPEILIDAAKNDYWADYGQAPNMAFLIDADGTILSRQIFFEINHLIAKINEIVL; from the coding sequence ATGAAAAGATTCAACCCAATCTTAATTATTTCCACTATATATTTGATGTGGAGCTGCACAGGAAATTCTAATACGCTCTCTCAAGATTCTGACAAAATTGAATTCAGAAAGTCAGAAGCTATGGTAGATGAAAGCTTCATGAGACGCTGGGAATTTCTACTTCCGCAGGAAGGTAGCAAAGCCAAAGATTTCACACTAGAAACCGACAAAGCGGAGACCTTTAACCTTTACAAAGAATTAAAAAAGGGCAAGCCAGTACTTTTAATCAACGGCAGTTATACTTGCGACATAAGTCGACAAAACCTTCCTCAGGTTAATCAAATTTCGAAGCAATTTGAAAGTAAAATCAAAACAGTGCTTATTCATACTGTGGAGGCACACCCTAAAGACGCCGTAAGTCCTTATTCACTTGAAGAAAAAATTTGGCCCTCTAAGTCTAACATAAGAGACAATGCCGAAGCCAATCAACCTCTGACGTATTCAGACAGAAAAGAGCTCACCATGAAATGGAAACATGAGTTTGATATAGACCCTGAGATATTAATAGATGCTGCCAAAAATGACTATTGGGCTGATTATGGGCAAGCTCCAAATATGGCTTTTCTTATCGATGCTGACGGCACTATACTTTCCCGACAAATTTTTTTTGAGATTAACCATCTGATAGCCAAGATAAATGAGATTGTTTTATAA
- a CDS encoding OmpA/MotB family protein: MKLTTRIAVILMASAAFTSCVSKKKFTGLQSQLAQSQSSLESCSDDLLKYKQDLTKAENDLANERASASNTSKLREEQIADLRGQVSDLQSARNQQMQQVEGLTVLSKAAADNIDKTLVQLAQRDEYINLLRNAKSKADSMNLALAVNLTKSLDIDIEDEDVEIKVDRTVVMINLSDKMLYRSGSSRITAKANDVLGKIAKIIKSRPELDVMVEGYTDDQSINTDCIQDNWDLSVKRATSVVRVLQKNFGVDPDKLIAAGRGEYNAIATNETREGRSTNRRTRIILMPKVEQFYDLLNPDLAGK; this comes from the coding sequence ATGAAATTAACAACACGTATTGCGGTGATTCTAATGGCATCTGCTGCATTCACCTCTTGTGTGAGTAAGAAAAAATTCACTGGACTTCAATCTCAATTAGCTCAATCTCAGAGCTCTCTTGAAAGCTGTAGTGACGACCTTTTGAAATACAAACAAGATTTAACTAAAGCGGAAAACGATTTAGCCAACGAAAGAGCAAGTGCTTCTAACACATCAAAGCTTCGCGAAGAGCAAATTGCTGACTTAAGAGGTCAAGTATCTGACCTTCAGTCTGCTCGTAACCAGCAAATGCAACAAGTAGAAGGTTTGACTGTATTATCTAAAGCAGCAGCGGATAATATTGATAAAACTTTGGTTCAATTAGCCCAAAGAGATGAGTATATCAACCTTCTTAGAAATGCAAAAAGCAAAGCTGATTCAATGAATTTAGCCTTAGCTGTAAACTTGACGAAATCTCTTGATATTGATATCGAAGACGAAGACGTTGAAATTAAAGTTGACAGAACTGTAGTTATGATTAACCTTTCTGACAAAATGCTTTACAGAAGTGGTAGTTCAAGAATTACTGCCAAAGCAAATGACGTTTTAGGTAAAATTGCTAAAATCATCAAATCAAGACCTGAGCTTGACGTAATGGTTGAAGGTTATACTGATGACCAATCTATCAACACTGACTGTATCCAAGATAACTGGGACTTAAGTGTTAAAAGAGCAACTTCAGTAGTAAGAGTTCTTCAAAAGAATTTCGGTGTTGACCCTGATAAGTTAATTGCTGCCGGTAGAGGTGAGTATAACGCTATCGCGACAAACGAAACAAGAGAAGGAAGATCAACTAACAGAAGAACAAGAATTATCTTGATGCCTAAAGTTGAGCAATTCTACGACTTATTAAACCCAGATTTAGCTGGAAAGTAA
- a CDS encoding DUF2461 domain-containing protein, whose protein sequence is MREVFAFLTALRENNNREWFSAHKARYEAALAEVIPVADKILFLMNQHDLIETPTGKKSLQRIYRDVRFSKNKTPYKSNWSGGFKRATVKRRGGYYFHLEPNGRSYLAGGFWQPNKDDIKLLREHFSEEGDEYRAVTMTKDFKKYFGEVRGEQLKKSPKGYDIEHPEIELLRYKQFLLIHPLTDEEVFASSFPEKASDVFQKMRPYFDLMSDFLTTDLNGIEINYEAKR, encoded by the coding sequence ATGAGAGAAGTTTTTGCATTTCTGACTGCTTTGAGAGAAAACAATAATAGGGAGTGGTTTTCTGCCCATAAGGCACGCTATGAAGCTGCTCTAGCTGAGGTTATACCTGTGGCTGATAAGATATTGTTTCTTATGAATCAGCATGATTTGATAGAAACTCCTACAGGTAAAAAAAGTTTACAGCGAATTTATAGAGACGTACGTTTTTCAAAAAATAAAACACCATATAAGTCTAATTGGAGCGGAGGCTTCAAAAGAGCCACTGTTAAAAGAAGAGGAGGTTATTACTTTCATTTAGAGCCTAATGGTCGTTCTTATTTAGCGGGAGGTTTTTGGCAACCTAATAAAGACGATATCAAGCTGTTAAGGGAGCACTTTAGCGAAGAAGGTGATGAGTATCGTGCTGTGACTATGACTAAAGACTTCAAGAAGTACTTTGGCGAAGTAAGAGGAGAGCAGCTTAAAAAATCGCCTAAAGGTTATGATATAGAGCATCCTGAAATTGAACTTTTAAGGTATAAACAGTTTTTGTTAATTCATCCATTGACCGATGAGGAAGTTTTTGCTTCTAGTTTTCCTGAAAAAGCATCTGATGTCTTTCAAAAAATGAGACCATACTTTGATTTAATGTCTGATTTTTTGACTACAGATTTGAACGGAATTGAAATTAATTATGAGGCTAAAAGGTAA
- a CDS encoding 3-coathanger stack domain-containing protein — protein MVRLNRILYFTLFLSIIKTLSAFSQSNPKAFLDINTSLHANDFGDFFIYQDSIAYVVVRDAKKTNSNNIEIHRLIKDSIDLVCTLNSGKISFYEAGNKLFFLHQIGNNYNKDLYSIKDDHVNFITNLESGIISGPKLTLNGYFVYPEYYQDSFRLIKIEENHTDTIPINFSLNPIPNINFLENIDDKLYFTIGSYESDSLNLFSFNTSDNSIIELGKITNELYESNSVDDFLLLHNFKRLLKIDYNFGITYDSLFLSNTDQNKFVLNKHLYFTYGSLDPEEFDGIYRFNTNSLEVQKINDNPISTSLYQRVGENMIYFQGYDRVARKTNYYTSDSLFQEYTVVPPLPLPFIFHQVTSSFIFKGELFEVQKYARERSYDDYYSRIIKYNFQTQEVTIVIDSFEDSLHLSDAESVIFSEPILFENHFYITQSVDRQFWRVWGLKKTLWKSDGSRSQTKPIKTFSSRTESAGIYGLNSNKNDLFFFAQKEDGFHLQITDASRKNTKDFVDSTFTKFGSPETESKLYKLDNRIFYICHNTSSFSTHNPVLACTDGSKKGTQFVTGNVGNISEPEKFQIHEDYLYFIDKYKRLFRTKNSQAEQLNQNGLVYEYFISENHIYFNQNTTFYSINLTTNVKEERRISLNDSAIFIKTIGLVNNKLLFTVSEDRKIKLFTLSHGENNPRFIKEIPQHPYVYTNFKEHFYFTTSDGNAGLWKTDGTTLGTNKIYSNFLSSSIVACDDFLIFPSVNFQYFISYDGTEFNHLDIMHEPYYHIGNVQWESFPLGDHIIYNRNKHSYITYGKKENTSLYNKEPVYNVTSVGNKSFFSSYSEDYGNELWVDQSCKQNLNLTSVEENTNLYSAQGLINSSQNILTSDVIYRAGKSISLQPGFKTEDNIYFKAEIEDCDN, from the coding sequence ATGGTAAGACTTAATAGAATACTGTACTTCACCCTATTTCTTTCTATTATCAAAACACTCAGTGCTTTTTCTCAAAGTAACCCAAAAGCATTTCTAGATATAAATACAAGCTTACACGCTAATGACTTCGGAGATTTTTTCATTTATCAAGATAGTATTGCCTATGTAGTAGTTAGAGATGCAAAAAAAACGAACTCAAATAATATAGAGATCCATAGATTAATTAAAGATTCCATAGATTTAGTTTGTACATTGAATTCAGGGAAGATTTCTTTCTATGAAGCCGGAAATAAATTATTTTTCTTACATCAAATAGGCAATAATTACAACAAAGATCTTTACTCTATAAAAGACGACCATGTTAATTTTATTACAAATCTTGAAAGTGGAATCATCTCTGGACCAAAACTTACTTTAAATGGCTACTTTGTATATCCTGAATATTATCAGGACTCTTTTAGATTAATAAAAATTGAAGAGAATCACACTGACACTATTCCCATTAACTTCTCGCTAAATCCAATTCCAAATATTAATTTTTTAGAAAACATTGATGATAAACTATACTTTACAATTGGATCCTATGAGAGCGATTCACTTAACTTATTCAGCTTTAATACTTCCGATAATTCTATTATTGAATTAGGCAAAATAACCAACGAATTATACGAAAGTAACAGCGTAGACGATTTCCTCCTACTTCATAATTTCAAAAGACTTTTAAAAATAGATTATAATTTTGGAATTACTTACGACTCTTTATTTCTATCTAATACTGACCAAAACAAATTCGTTCTAAATAAGCACCTATACTTCACTTATGGAAGTCTAGATCCTGAAGAATTTGATGGCATCTATAGATTTAACACAAATTCATTGGAGGTTCAAAAAATAAATGACAACCCTATTTCTACAAGCTTGTATCAGAGAGTTGGTGAGAATATGATTTATTTTCAAGGTTACGATAGAGTTGCTAGAAAAACTAACTACTATACAAGTGATAGCCTTTTCCAAGAATATACAGTTGTTCCACCTTTGCCTTTACCATTTATATTTCATCAGGTAACCTCATCCTTTATCTTCAAAGGAGAATTATTTGAAGTTCAGAAATATGCCAGAGAAAGAAGCTATGATGACTACTACTCCCGAATAATAAAATATAATTTCCAGACACAAGAAGTTACAATTGTAATAGATAGTTTCGAAGACAGTCTTCATTTATCAGATGCAGAAAGCGTTATATTTTCAGAACCCATTCTATTCGAAAATCACTTCTATATAACACAATCAGTTGATAGGCAATTTTGGCGAGTTTGGGGTTTAAAAAAAACGCTTTGGAAAAGCGATGGTTCAAGGAGCCAAACCAAACCTATTAAAACTTTTAGTTCTAGGACAGAAAGTGCGGGCATTTACGGGTTAAACTCTAATAAGAACGATTTGTTTTTCTTCGCTCAGAAAGAAGACGGATTTCACCTGCAAATAACGGATGCATCAAGAAAAAACACCAAAGATTTTGTTGATTCCACCTTTACTAAATTTGGTTCACCAGAGACAGAAAGCAAACTCTATAAATTGGATAATAGAATTTTTTACATTTGCCATAATACTAGTTCATTTTCAACCCATAATCCCGTTTTAGCCTGTACTGATGGTAGCAAAAAAGGAACACAGTTTGTCACAGGTAATGTCGGGAATATTTCAGAACCCGAGAAATTCCAAATTCACGAAGACTACCTTTATTTTATTGATAAGTACAAACGACTTTTTAGAACAAAAAACAGCCAAGCGGAACAACTCAACCAAAATGGACTAGTTTATGAGTATTTCATCTCAGAAAACCATATATACTTTAATCAAAACACTACTTTCTATAGTATTAATCTTACCACCAATGTAAAAGAGGAAAGAAGAATTAGCCTAAATGACTCCGCCATTTTTATTAAAACAATAGGCCTTGTCAATAACAAATTACTTTTCACAGTTAGCGAGGATAGAAAAATAAAACTTTTCACTTTAAGTCATGGCGAGAACAATCCGCGGTTTATAAAAGAAATTCCACAACACCCCTATGTTTATACAAATTTCAAAGAGCACTTTTACTTTACAACAAGCGATGGAAATGCAGGTCTATGGAAAACAGATGGGACTACACTTGGCACAAATAAGATTTACTCCAACTTTTTAAGTTCTAGCATAGTAGCTTGTGATGATTTCTTAATTTTCCCTAGTGTCAACTTTCAATATTTTATTAGCTATGATGGTACAGAATTCAATCATTTAGATATTATGCATGAACCATACTATCATATTGGCAATGTTCAGTGGGAATCATTTCCTCTGGGTGACCATATTATTTACAATCGTAATAAACATTCTTATATAACTTATGGCAAGAAGGAGAACACTTCTCTCTATAATAAAGAGCCCGTATATAATGTTACAAGTGTTGGGAATAAGTCCTTTTTCAGTTCGTATTCGGAAGACTATGGCAATGAATTGTGGGTAGATCAAAGCTGTAAACAAAACTTAAACCTAACTTCTGTAGAAGAAAATACTAATCTGTACTCGGCTCAGGGATTAATTAATTCAAGTCAAAATATCCTAACATCCGATGTGATTTATCGAGCGGGTAAAAGTATAAGCCTCCAGCCAGGCTTCAAAACTGAAGATAATATATACTTTAAAGCTGAAATCGAAGATTGCGATAATTAA